The following are encoded together in the Lytechinus variegatus isolate NC3 chromosome 19, Lvar_3.0, whole genome shotgun sequence genome:
- the LOC121406089 gene encoding neuron navigator 3-like has protein sequence MEESNGKTRQGKARTVTDGGEKGEGARGGSRSGESPIRGQQQGASGAHPPQGGPPSWQRSLDRLQVKHRQQFGRDPNFLMRVSPGGRIGTVTSNAGAERKDPRNGQGVVQRGNGAEAHRTGNAQFGFGYRRQPVQHAPGQRTPGSNGSRIGGNGQPRPTNIRTGSLPRSGKASLEGSLSASESPSSDRQRSPRSSESHYMRTSDKSPRGESGTGGRSSKVTSPGKLDGSGIQSPGEGLRYGSLKRSQIKSHGQIARHIMQELKSGSSSGQIDSKSKSQALKNLFGRGTRDSGIEDTIISNPHAQFCKENTVLDMSNRHGAMSDSEHSMSYITSPQSIRRRSQNSSLNDSILKTSPFSDSPPRYSGYVSDGYASIQIGGLSSLHTAGINSPYLRSNNNRANASSMKQSDSMESIESTTSSAMSVSSHAASERYGPTQPNASGNVMRSNSTRSNFSEKSLRSNQGLTEKDLEDMAWLRAGNFGLLSGEKSGSISPTGSTVSQPPIGYFPAATSAISSTSMVRSNSMSANAFTQPFTNRVRNGSVSLDERQRAALSMGVLSNEGAEELTGSSLSLVSTSSSLYSTAEDRAASEIRRLRRELEREQGRVGNLSSQLNNNVSQNYSVPFSCYPPPPSHLVSYFWGIL, from the exons ATGGAGGAAAGCAATGGGAAAACGAGGCAAGGGAAGGCGAGAACAGTCACAGATGGCGGAGAGAAGGGAGAAGGTGCTCGCGGTGGGAGTCGGTCTGGAGAGTCGCCGATAAGAGGTCAACAGCAAGGGGCGTCAGGTGCGCACCCGCCTCAGGGTGGTCCTCCAAGCTGGCAGAGGAGCCTTGACCGGTTACAGGTCAAGCATCGGCAACAGTTTGGACGAGACCCCAACTTCCTGATGAGGGTCTCACCTGGAGGACGTATCGGAACAGTGACGAGTAACGCTGGTGCAGAGAGAAAAGACCCAAGGAATGGACAAGGGGTTGTTCAAAGAGGAAATGGGGCTGAAGCTCATAGGACAGGTAATGCTCAGTTTGGATTTGGGTACAGGAGACAACCAGTGCAGCACGCACCTGGGCAAAGGACACCTGGATCTAATGGTAGTAGGATAGGTGGTAATGGCCAGCCAAGGCCAACAAATATCAGGACAGGAAGCTTACCAAGGTCCGGAAAGGCTAGTCTTGAAGGATCACTGTCTGCTTCTGAAAGCCCAAGTTCCGATCGGCAACGTTCGCCTCGAAGCTCCGAGTCACATTACATGAGGACTAGTGATAAATCACCAAGAGGTGAAAGCGGAACAGGTGGCAGGAGCTCAAAGGTTACCAGTCCAGGAAAGTTGGATGGCTCAGGGATTCAATCTCCAGGGGAGGGTCTCAGATATGGCTCTCTCAAGCGAAGCCAGATAAAGTCCCATGGACAGATTGCCAGACACATAATGCAGGAACTAAAAAGTGGTTCTTCTTCAGGCCAGATTGATTCCAAGAGCAAGTCACAAGCTCTTAAGAACTTGTTCGGAAGAGGAACTCGCGACTCAGGGATCGAAGACACCATCATATCCAATCCCCATGCGCAATTCTGCAAAGAGAACACTGTCTTAGACATGAGCAATAGGCATGGTGCAATGAGCGATAGCGAACACAGTATGTCGTACATTACGAGTCCTCAAAGTATACGACGGCGTTCGCAGAACTCTTCACTTAACGATAGCATATTAAAAACCTCGCCATTCTCAGACTCTCCGCCTCGATACAGTGGATATGTCAGTGATGGCTATGCCTCAATACAGATAGGTGGACTATCTTCCCTCCATACAGCTGGCATCAACTCTCCGTACCTCCGGAGCAACAATAATCGTGCTAACGCGTCCAGCATGAAGCAATCAGACAGCATGGAGTCGATCGAGTCCACCACATCCAGCGCGATGAGCGTCTCCAGTCACGCTGCCAGTGAGCGCTACGGCCCCACCCAGCCCAATGCCTCAGGGAACGTTATGCGAAGCAATAGCACCAGGTCTAACTTCTCAGAGAAGTCTCTGCGGTCAAACCAGGGACTCACCGAGAAGGACCTGGAGGACATGGCCTGGCTCAGGGCCGGCAACTTTGGACTTCTGTCGGGGGAGAAGAGCGGATCCATCTCTCCGACAGGGTCTACTGTCTCTCAGCCTCCCATTGGCTACTTCCCGGCTGCAACCTCAGCCATCAG TTCTACCTCAATGGTCCGTTCTAATAGTATGTCCGCCAATGCCTTCACACAACCGTTCACCAACAGAGTACGCAATGGATCGGTTTCGCTGGACGAACGCCAGCGGGCGGCCCTCAGCATGGGCGTTCTGAGCAACGAGGGCGCCGAGGAGCTCACCGGATCCTCTCTATCCCTTGTCTCGACGTCGTCATCTCTGTACTCGACG GCCGAGGACAGAGCAGCTTCTGAAATCAGGAGACTAAGGAGAGAGTTGGAGAGGGAGCAAGGACGGGTCGGAAACCTGTCGTCTCAACTCAACAATAATGTAAGTCAAAATTACAGTGTCCCATTTTcctgctaccccccccccccctcccacctgGTATCCTATTTCTGGGGGATTTTGTAA